Sequence from the Ereboglobus luteus genome:
TTTGTGCAGCGCGGCGGTGTGGCTCGCGCTCATGGGCGCGCGGGCGGCGAGTCCCGGCGCGCTGCCGGAGATTTTGTGGGTGGAGCCGCTCAACGCGCATCAGCATTTGTTGTTGTTCGCCAAGTCCGCCCTCGTCGCCTCGTCGTGGGTATGCTCGTATTTTGCGGTGAAACATTTGCCCGTTTCACTCGCCGCCCCGATTCGCGCGACGGGGCCGGTGTGGACGCTTTTCGGCGCGTTGCTCGTGCTCGGCGAGCGTCCGTCGTGGCTGCAAATCCTCGGCGTGGTGACGACCATCGGCGCGTTCTTCGGCCTTTCGGTGGCGGGACGGCAGGAGGGCATCAATTTTTCAAAAAACAAATCCGTTTGGCTGTTGATTTGCGGCACGCTGCTTGGCGCGGTCAGCGGATTGTATGACAAGTTTTTGCTCGGCACGGTCGGTTTCAAGGCGTCGACGGTGCAGGCGTGGTTTGCGATTTATCTGGCGGCGATCTTCGCGCCGCTCGCGCTCGCGTGGAAGGCGCGCCTTTGGCCGCGCAATGAATTTCACTGGCGATGGAGCATTCCGCTTGTGGGGCTGGCGTTGCTCGCGGCGGACTTCCTTTACTTCGATGTCCTGCGCAATCCCGAGGCGCTCGTTTCGCTCGTGTCCAGTTTTCGCCGCGCCAGCGTGCTCGTGGCCTTTGCGGGAGGCCTGTTGATCTTTCATGAATCCAACGGTCGCAAAAAACTGCCCGCGGTCATCGGTGTGGTGATCGGGATTGCGCTGACAATCATGGGCTGACCTCAAATTGGGGCGGGGTAGGGGAAGTTTCAAAAGCGCCCCCCCCCGCGCTCCTCTTTGTGGCGTTCGTCAGTAGGAATGCCAGGACGCGGACGCGACATTCCTGT
This genomic interval carries:
- a CDS encoding DMT family transporter gives rise to the protein MHWIVASLVSAFFLGCYDLFTKASVRENAVLPVLFFANLCSAAVWLALMGARAASPGALPEILWVEPLNAHQHLLLFAKSALVASSWVCSYFAVKHLPVSLAAPIRATGPVWTLFGALLVLGERPSWLQILGVVTTIGAFFGLSVAGRQEGINFSKNKSVWLLICGTLLGAVSGLYDKFLLGTVGFKASTVQAWFAIYLAAIFAPLALAWKARLWPRNEFHWRWSIPLVGLALLAADFLYFDVLRNPEALVSLVSSFRRASVLVAFAGGLLIFHESNGRKKLPAVIGVVIGIALTIMG